One genomic segment of Salmo trutta chromosome 8, fSalTru1.1, whole genome shotgun sequence includes these proteins:
- the LOC115199250 gene encoding Fc receptor-like protein 4 has product MLVLFFAGQAKAVLTIHPKSSQIFSGESVTFRCIIQRGEVTDWEYTWRKDDVDSISRKHEYEMSEVKISDNGVYRCLGKHIDNRMYSKWSDAVRLTVTALPTASVKMVTTQEILYSGDTVKLWCDISNYRDWTYHWLINKERLSSQTSKSTTISLSDQAGQYQCQGTRTRRPQNSYLSSSLHISVTALPETSLTVNPNPAYKEETVTLTCSVGSDSGWIYTWYKDNTKKVVTLSDRHTTTGATFTISRAAESDQGLYWCQGEIRSRSISSIISDPVTITVKDKPQAVLSVSPQWLNPEDSVTLSCGVKESSTGWRFFWYRTVPYTAGLLSLLDRSYSVEPLSGSGTTEDSYTLISAGPSHTGGYVCRAGRGDPVYDTLYSEPQFLWSGDPQPSLSLKTRPNRTQHFTSKSLSLSCEEKRNSTGWRLKRYREKAVESECVSNWGSGAGSTCTIRFTRKKDSGVYWCESGSGEYSNAVNITVDDGTLILESPPYPITEGDSVTLSCANRYQETNSNPKVDFYKDGVFIRNETTGEMTIPVVSKSDEGFYKCKSNEGESPESWVTVRGVTPGPSTSVLVGVVVGLVVAGVLLAILLVLLCPPAGPKIYPGLMTLGIHVCSMVSLSAQTTVTLISL; this is encoded by the exons ATGCTGGTTTTATTTTTTGCAGGACAGGCAAAGGCTGTTCTGACCATACACCCCAAATCCTCCCAGATATTCAGTGGAGAGTCTGTCACTTTCAGATGTATCATACAGAGGGGAGAAGTCACTGACTGGGAATACACATGGCGCAAGGATGATGTAGACTCAATCAGTAGGAAGCATGAATATGAGATGAGTGAGGTTAAGATTTCAGACAATGGTGTCTACAGGTGTCTGGGTAAACATATTGATAATAGGATGTATTCTAAGTGGAGTGATGCAGTCAGACTGACAGTGACAG CTCTGCCTACAGCCTCAGTGAAGATGGTCACTACCCAGGAGATACTGTATTCCGGAGACACAGTCAAGCTGTGGTGTGACATATCAAACTACAGAGACTGGACGTACCACTGGTTAATAAATAAAGAACGGCTTTCCAGTCAGACCAGTAAAAGcaccactatctctctctctgaccaggctGGTCAGTACCAGTGTCAGGGGACAAGGACAAGACGGCCCCAAAATTCATATCTCAGCTCATCTCTCCACATTAGCGTCACAG CTCTTCCTGAAACTTCACTGACCGTGAATCCAAACCCTGCATACAAAGAAGAGACAGTAACTCTGACGTGTTCAGTGGGGTCTGACAGTGGCTGGATCTATACATGGTACAAAGACAACACTAAGAAAGTAGTGACCTTGTCTGACAGACACACTACAACAGGAGCCACCTTCAccatcagtagagctgctgagtcTGACCAGGGTCTCTACTGGTGTCAGGGAGAGATCCGGTCCAGATCCATATCATCAATCATCAGTGATCCTGTCACTATCACTGTGAAAG ATAAACCCCAAGCTGTCCTTAGTGTCTCTCCTCAGTGGCTGAACCCTGAAGACTCAGTTACTCTGAGCTGTGGGGTTAAAGAGTCATCTACAGGTTGGAGGTTCTTCTGGTACCGAACTGTTCCCTACACAGCTGGGTTACTCTCCCTATTGGACAGGTCCTACTCTGTAGAGCCTCTTTCTGGCAGTGGGACTACTGAAGACTCCTACACTCTAATCTCTGCTGGTCCTAGTCACACAGGAGGATATGTGTgtagagctgggagaggagacccagtctatGACACACTCTACAGTGAACCTCAGTTTCTCTGGTCAGGAG ATCCGCAACCTTCACTGTCTCTCAAAACAAGACCTAACAGAACTCAACACTTTACATCAAAGTCTCTCTCACTAAGCTGTGAGGAGAAGAGGAACTCTACTGGATGGAGActgaagagatacagagagaaagcagTGGAGTCAGAGTGTGTCTCTAACTGGGGATCAGGAGCAGGGTCCACATGTACCATCAGGTTCACACGTAAAAAGGACAGTGGAGTGTACTGGTGTGAGTCTGGATCAGGAGAGTACAGTAATGCTGTCAACATCACAGTGGATG ATGGAACTCTGATCCTGGAGAGCCCTCCCTATCCCATAACTGAGGGAGACTCTGTGACTCTGAGCTGTGCAAATAGATATCAGGAAACAAACTCGAACCCCAAGGTTGATTTCTACAAAGATGGAGTATTCATCAGGAATGAGACCACAGGAGAGATGACCATCCCTGTAGTATCCAAGTCAGATGAAGGCTTCTATAAGTGTAAATCTAATGAAGGAGAATCACCAGAGagctgggtgacagtgagag GTGTAACTCCTGGACCCTCTACATCAGTCCTAGTAGGAGTGGTTGTGGGCCTGGTTGTTGCTGGTGTTCTACTGGCCATTCTCCTGGTACTGCTGT gcccCCCAGCAGGACCAAAGATCTACCCAGGGCTCATGACGCTGGGTATACACGTCTGCAGCATGGTCAGTCTCTCAGCCCAGACCACTGTCACTCTCATCTCTCTGTAA